One genomic region from Solwaraspora sp. WMMD792 encodes:
- a CDS encoding DUF4878 domain-containing protein, with translation MSYQPPGPPPPPSPAGPSRGRRTTVIIVAVVLAVVLLCCVGVAGGGFWLYRTVSAATEPARDATTAHFDALSAGDYAGAYQRLCQDRRDTLSETEYVRQESAAGQIAGYDIVGVNVSTTNGRTSGAVTVEVTYDGGAQRQETVRLVEENGEWRVCQ, from the coding sequence ATGAGTTACCAACCGCCGGGGCCGCCACCACCGCCGTCACCCGCTGGGCCGAGCCGCGGCCGGCGGACCACCGTGATCATCGTCGCTGTCGTGCTCGCCGTCGTCCTGCTCTGCTGCGTCGGCGTCGCCGGGGGTGGATTCTGGCTGTACCGGACCGTGTCCGCAGCCACCGAGCCGGCCCGCGACGCCACCACCGCCCACTTCGACGCGCTGTCCGCCGGAGACTACGCCGGCGCCTACCAACGACTGTGTCAGGACCGCCGGGACACCCTGTCCGAGACGGAGTACGTCCGGCAGGAGTCCGCCGCCGGACAGATCGCCGGGTACGACATCGTCGGCGTCAACGTGTCGACCACCAACGGGCGGACATCCGGCGCCGTCACCGTCGAAGTCACCTACGACGGTGGCGCGCAGCGGCAGGAGACCGTCAGACTGGTCGAGGAGAACGGCGAATGGCGGGTCTGCCAGTGA
- a CDS encoding 4'-phosphopantetheinyl transferase superfamily protein, with protein MIEALLPATAVAREAFDDSVPVTLFPEETAVVGNAVDKRRREFGTARRCAHEALAELGFPGVPVPSGARREPRWPAGVVGSITHCAGYRAAVVARSADLTTVGIDAEPHEPLPSGVLNSITVPDELTWLTARRDTHPQVHWDRLLFCAKEAVYKAWYPLAERWLGFEQAYIEATPGSGGAATSGSGGAATDGDFTARLLVPGPALPDGTPLTGFTGRWLTRNGLIVAAISVPAGPDV; from the coding sequence ATGATCGAGGCACTGCTGCCAGCCACGGCGGTCGCCCGCGAGGCGTTCGACGACAGCGTCCCGGTCACCCTGTTCCCCGAGGAGACGGCCGTGGTCGGCAACGCGGTGGACAAGCGCCGCCGCGAGTTCGGCACCGCCCGCCGCTGTGCCCACGAAGCCCTCGCCGAGCTGGGCTTCCCCGGCGTACCGGTGCCGTCCGGCGCACGCCGCGAACCCCGCTGGCCGGCCGGGGTGGTCGGCAGCATCACCCACTGCGCCGGCTACCGCGCGGCGGTGGTGGCCCGGTCGGCCGACCTGACCACGGTCGGCATCGATGCCGAACCGCACGAACCACTGCCCTCCGGAGTGCTGAACAGCATCACCGTGCCCGACGAACTCACCTGGCTGACCGCCCGCCGGGACACCCACCCGCAGGTGCACTGGGACCGGCTACTGTTCTGCGCCAAGGAAGCCGTCTACAAGGCGTGGTATCCGCTGGCGGAACGCTGGCTCGGCTTCGAGCAGGCGTACATCGAGGCGACCCCCGGCTCCGGTGGCGCCGCCACCTCCGGCTCCGGTGGCGCCGCCACCGACGGGGACTTCACCGCCCGGCTGCTGGTGCCCGGCCCGGCGCTGCCCGACGGCACGCCGCTGACCGGGTTCACCGGCCGGTGGCTGACCCGCAACGGCCTGATCGTCGCCGCGATCAGCGTCCCGGCCGGCCCCGACGTCTGA
- a CDS encoding DUF1707 domain-containing protein, producing MSDLPDRLPPDRLPPDGLRASDADREQVAEVLRAAAAEGRIDLPELDERLGRVYAARTYAELEPLTRDIPRAVSDAVARRGEHGLAPSRPSQWAIAVMSGFDRRGRWVAPGILRAIAFWGGGRIDLREAQFDANAIRIRAWAIMGGIEIVVPDDAEVSISGIGLMGDFGQRAAGLGSPGGPRIHINGLAFWGGVTVRRRGRPGR from the coding sequence GTGAGCGACCTTCCTGACCGGCTGCCACCTGACCGCCTGCCTCCCGACGGGCTGCGGGCCTCCGACGCCGACCGCGAGCAGGTGGCGGAGGTGCTGCGGGCCGCGGCCGCCGAGGGCCGGATCGATCTGCCCGAGTTGGACGAACGGCTGGGCCGGGTGTACGCCGCCCGGACGTACGCGGAGTTGGAACCGCTGACCCGGGACATCCCCCGCGCGGTGTCCGACGCGGTGGCCCGGCGCGGCGAGCACGGTCTGGCGCCGTCGCGGCCGTCGCAGTGGGCGATCGCGGTGATGAGCGGTTTCGACCGGCGTGGCCGGTGGGTGGCACCGGGCATTCTGCGGGCGATCGCCTTCTGGGGCGGCGGCCGGATCGACCTGCGGGAGGCGCAGTTCGACGCGAACGCGATCCGGATCCGGGCCTGGGCGATCATGGGCGGGATCGAGATCGTGGTGCCGGACGACGCCGAGGTGTCAATCAGCGGGATCGGGCTGATGGGCGACTTCGGGCAGCGGGCCGCCGGGCTGGGCAGCCCCGGTGGGCCGAGGATCCACATCAACGGGTTGGCGTTCTGGGGCGGTGTGACGGTCAGACGTCGGGGCCGGCCGGGACGCTGA
- a CDS encoding NUDIX domain-containing protein: MTGVPYSFCSSCGTRYPADAGWPRSCGHCGQQVWRNPTPVAVAVVPVTTPQGIGVVVQRRDIEPARGELALPGGFIEYGEDWRTAVVRELHEETGLTGRADQVRLYAVRSVPNGASLLIFGVLPPRPAQALPVSAATEEATEWLVVTEPTTLAFPLHTEVLARYLTDPTDPAPLGTLWA; the protein is encoded by the coding sequence GTGACTGGCGTGCCCTACTCGTTCTGCTCGTCCTGCGGTACCCGCTACCCGGCCGACGCCGGCTGGCCCCGGTCCTGTGGCCACTGTGGGCAGCAGGTCTGGCGCAACCCGACGCCGGTGGCGGTCGCCGTGGTGCCGGTGACGACTCCACAGGGGATCGGCGTGGTGGTGCAGCGACGCGACATCGAGCCGGCGCGCGGCGAACTGGCGCTGCCGGGCGGCTTCATCGAGTACGGCGAGGACTGGCGTACCGCGGTGGTCCGCGAGCTGCACGAGGAGACCGGCCTGACCGGGCGGGCCGACCAGGTGCGGCTGTACGCCGTACGCAGCGTGCCCAACGGTGCGAGCCTGCTGATCTTCGGGGTGCTGCCGCCCCGACCGGCGCAGGCGTTGCCGGTGTCGGCGGCGACCGAGGAGGCCACCGAGTGGCTGGTGGTGACCGAGCCAACCACGCTCGCGTTCCCGTTGCACACCGAGGTGCTGGCGCGCTATCTGACCGATCCGACGGACCCGGCGCCGCTCGGTACCCTGTGGGCGTGA
- a CDS encoding acetamidase/formamidase family protein, which yields MRHTLEPNTRTLHGYFSPGYPPVLTIDPGDTVIFRTLDCWWSAGPYAGGPHDQRPRHAAYRPGFGHALVGPVAVRGARPGTTLSVRVDEVLPAEWGTTLAGSALTPHSDRYGIAGTETVHTWQLDPAAGTGRNQLGHTVTLRPFLGVLGMPPAQPGEHSTIPPRRCGGNLDCKDLVAGSTLLLPVTVDGALFSVGDGHAAQGDGEICGTAIECPMDRVQLTFDLVDDQPLTGPVARVDGAWLTLGLGDTLDAAAADALDAMITLMSRRHGLSRGDAVALASVVVDVRVTQIVNGVVGVHARLADEALR from the coding sequence ATGCGGCACACCCTGGAGCCGAACACCCGGACCCTGCACGGCTACTTCTCACCCGGCTATCCGCCGGTGCTCACCATCGACCCCGGCGACACGGTCATCTTCCGTACCCTGGACTGCTGGTGGTCGGCCGGGCCGTACGCCGGCGGGCCGCACGACCAGCGGCCCCGGCACGCGGCGTACCGGCCGGGGTTCGGCCATGCGCTGGTCGGGCCGGTCGCGGTGCGCGGTGCCCGGCCCGGGACGACGCTATCGGTACGGGTCGACGAGGTACTGCCGGCCGAGTGGGGCACCACCCTGGCCGGCAGCGCGTTGACCCCGCACAGCGACCGGTACGGGATCGCCGGCACCGAAACCGTGCACACCTGGCAGCTCGACCCGGCCGCCGGCACCGGCCGCAACCAGCTCGGCCACACCGTGACCCTGCGGCCGTTCCTCGGGGTGCTCGGCATGCCGCCGGCGCAGCCCGGCGAGCATTCGACGATCCCGCCCCGGCGCTGCGGCGGCAACCTGGACTGCAAGGACCTGGTCGCCGGCAGCACCCTGCTGCTGCCGGTCACCGTCGACGGCGCGCTGTTCTCCGTCGGCGACGGCCACGCAGCCCAGGGCGACGGCGAGATCTGCGGTACGGCGATCGAATGCCCGATGGACCGGGTCCAGCTCACCTTCGACCTGGTCGACGACCAGCCGCTGACCGGCCCGGTGGCCCGGGTCGACGGTGCCTGGCTGACCCTCGGCCTGGGCGACACCCTCGACGCCGCTGCGGCCGACGCGCTCGACGCGATGATCACCCTGATGTCCCGCCGGCACGGGCTGTCCCGGGGCGACGCGGTCGCCCTGGCCAGCGTCGTCGTCGACGTACGGGTGACGCAGATCGTCAACGGCGTGGTCGGCGTGCACGCCCGGCTCGCCGACGAGGCCCTCCGCTGA
- a CDS encoding NAD(P)H-binding protein translates to MRIVVVGTGFAGAALVREFAARGHDVVAVSRSAAGTWPAGVSSVPGTVYDPSFASRMASDADVLAVALPALSAEGGIVASVRALLPAISRRVRLGIVGGSAVLPLRAGGPRLGDTDSFPAALRPRVTAHQQALDTLAASPDEIDWFVLVPAAEFGPHAPGTRRGTYRTSRTALVSDANGRSAIGVEDYASAFADEIEAPTTHRSWLTVGY, encoded by the coding sequence ATGAGAATCGTCGTTGTGGGCACCGGCTTCGCCGGTGCCGCCCTCGTCCGGGAGTTCGCGGCGCGCGGCCACGACGTCGTCGCCGTCTCGCGCAGCGCGGCGGGCACCTGGCCGGCGGGCGTCTCCTCCGTCCCCGGCACCGTCTACGATCCCTCTTTCGCGTCGCGGATGGCCAGCGACGCCGACGTCCTCGCCGTGGCCCTGCCGGCGCTCAGTGCCGAGGGTGGAATCGTCGCCAGCGTGCGAGCGCTGCTTCCCGCTATCAGCCGTCGCGTCCGGCTGGGCATCGTGGGTGGCTCGGCCGTCCTGCCGCTGCGAGCGGGAGGGCCCCGCCTCGGCGACACCGACTCGTTCCCCGCCGCGCTGCGGCCCCGCGTCACCGCCCACCAGCAGGCACTCGACACACTGGCGGCCTCCCCCGACGAGATCGACTGGTTCGTGCTGGTGCCCGCCGCCGAGTTCGGCCCGCACGCGCCCGGCACCCGCCGAGGCACGTACCGGACGAGCCGGACCGCGCTGGTGTCCGACGCGAACGGCCGTTCGGCGATCGGTGTCGAGGACTACGCCAGTGCGTTCGCCGACGAGATCGAGGCTCCCACGACGCACCGCTCCTGGCTCACCGTCGGCTACTAG
- a CDS encoding helix-turn-helix domain-containing protein, with product MAEFAGRKWNAAILMSLHRGHQRFSELRANVDGISDRLLSARLQELVREGLVRKEVTPTYPVQVRYSLSDAGRELIQVLHPLVSWAHRWGWGAAAAAPAGTLTPPWSSRAGRSSAP from the coding sequence GTGGCCGAGTTCGCGGGCCGCAAGTGGAACGCCGCGATCCTGATGAGCCTGCATCGCGGCCATCAACGCTTCTCGGAGCTGCGCGCCAACGTCGACGGCATCTCGGACCGGCTCCTCTCGGCGCGGCTGCAGGAACTGGTCCGGGAAGGGCTCGTCCGCAAGGAGGTGACCCCCACATATCCGGTGCAGGTGCGGTACTCCCTCAGCGACGCCGGCCGGGAGCTGATCCAGGTGCTGCATCCACTGGTCAGCTGGGCACACCGCTGGGGTTGGGGGGCAGCCGCCGCAGCACCAGCAGGCACGCTCACACCCCCGTGGTCGAGCCGGGCCGGACGATCATCAGCACCGTGA
- a CDS encoding helix-turn-helix domain-containing protein, with protein MHRIAILALDGVIPFDLSTPIEVFGRLRLPDGRAAYQVVVCAATAEVDAGAFTLRPAADLTALATADTVIVPGCADLSAPVPQPVQAALRATADAGTRIASICSGAFVLAAAGLLDGRPATTHWRAAADLAARYPAVRVDPDVLYVDDGQILTSAGAAAGLDLCLHLVRRDHGSAAAADAARLSVMPLERSGGQAQFIPAQSPPAPPEPAIEPLLNWLREQAAEPLTLARIADRAGMSPRTLHRRFREHTGVPPLRWLQEARIRQAQHLLEATDDGVEQISRRVGFGSPTAFRDSFKRIVGTSPYAYRGAFRQPQ; from the coding sequence GTGCACCGGATCGCGATCCTCGCCCTCGACGGGGTCATCCCCTTCGACCTGTCCACCCCGATCGAGGTGTTCGGCCGGCTGCGGCTGCCCGACGGCCGGGCCGCGTACCAGGTGGTGGTCTGCGCGGCCACCGCCGAGGTGGACGCCGGCGCGTTCACCCTGCGACCCGCCGCCGACCTGACCGCGCTGGCCACCGCCGACACGGTGATCGTCCCCGGCTGCGCCGACCTGTCGGCCCCGGTGCCGCAGCCGGTGCAGGCCGCGCTGCGTGCCACCGCCGACGCCGGCACCCGGATCGCCTCGATCTGCTCCGGCGCGTTCGTCTTGGCCGCCGCCGGCCTGCTCGACGGGCGACCGGCCACCACCCACTGGCGCGCCGCCGCCGACCTGGCCGCCCGCTACCCGGCCGTCCGGGTCGACCCGGACGTGCTCTACGTCGACGACGGGCAGATCCTCACCTCCGCCGGGGCCGCCGCCGGCCTCGACCTGTGTCTGCATCTGGTCCGGCGCGACCACGGCTCGGCGGCGGCGGCCGACGCGGCCCGGCTGTCGGTGATGCCGCTGGAACGCAGCGGCGGGCAGGCCCAGTTCATCCCCGCCCAATCACCACCGGCACCACCCGAGCCGGCGATTGAGCCGCTGCTGAACTGGCTGCGTGAGCAGGCGGCCGAACCGTTGACGCTGGCCCGGATCGCCGACCGGGCCGGCATGAGCCCTCGGACCCTGCACCGACGCTTCCGAGAACACACCGGCGTCCCGCCGCTGCGCTGGCTGCAGGAGGCCCGGATCCGGCAGGCCCAGCACCTGCTGGAAGCCACCGACGACGGGGTCGAGCAGATCAGCCGCCGGGTCGGCTTCGGTTCACCGACCGCGTTCCGGGACAGCTTCAAACGGATCGTCGGCACCAGCCCGTACGCCTACCGGGGCGCCTTTCGTCAGCCTCAGTAA
- a CDS encoding nucleotidyl transferase AbiEii/AbiGii toxin family protein produces MGLRVAGHYGFALAGGYAVQAHGILDRPSEDIDLFTAWERRDDFEVAVDAVVAAYRSGGYAVEITQQFETFARLAVTEPVEPDRPYKVELAANWRALPPVTMDIGPVLHIDDVVAGKMSALFTRAEPRDFLDVDAAVQTGRYSRERILELAEQADAGFDRPILADLFDMLPRYPDRRFAAYGTVPQDIAAMRGRFADWREQLLGEPQEPT; encoded by the coding sequence ATCGGGCTCCGGGTCGCTGGTCATTATGGTTTCGCCCTAGCGGGCGGTTATGCCGTGCAGGCGCACGGGATCCTCGACCGACCGAGTGAGGACATCGACCTGTTCACCGCCTGGGAACGGCGCGACGACTTCGAGGTCGCGGTCGACGCGGTTGTCGCGGCCTACCGTTCGGGCGGCTACGCCGTCGAGATCACCCAGCAGTTCGAGACCTTCGCTCGGCTGGCGGTTACCGAACCTGTTGAACCTGACCGGCCGTACAAGGTCGAACTTGCCGCGAACTGGCGTGCGTTGCCGCCGGTGACCATGGACATCGGTCCGGTCCTGCACATCGACGATGTCGTCGCAGGAAAAATGTCTGCCCTGTTCACTCGCGCCGAACCGAGAGATTTCCTCGACGTCGATGCTGCCGTGCAGACTGGTCGGTACTCCCGTGAGCGAATCCTCGAACTTGCCGAGCAGGCCGATGCTGGGTTCGACCGACCGATTCTCGCCGATCTGTTCGACATGCTGCCGCGCTACCCGGACCGCCGCTTTGCGGCCTACGGCACTGTTCCACAGGACATCGCAGCGATGCGCGGGCGATTCGCGGACTGGCGCGAGCAACTCCTCGGCGAGCCGCAGGAGCCCACGTAG
- a CDS encoding acyltransferase: MRVSPPLRHSEQEALTQVASPRPTRERSPYIDALRALAILRVYLLHTLWLTWLPLAFPAMPVMFALAGYLTAVSLDRGAPLRVVGSRLRRLLPPLWALAAVAVPLMVLVGWRPSLLDVTWWVVPLRNPPNSEWGGPFSLGLWYIRAYLWLVLLSPLLWWAFRRWPVGALLTLPAFAVLLSSPLVDLPVNPVTDVVWSMAAYGTCWLIGYARHTGLLDRVPLRWYALGVGTLALGAMIWLAERGEDDRLGALVWGWAVVLLLMRARPRLDWLAQVPWLARLIRMVNARAVTIYVWHLPVLYAAGGLLTMSGLYAGKSAILGVGTVLLVAVVLALGWVEDLAARRRPSLLPPS; encoded by the coding sequence ATGCGTGTCAGCCCGCCCCTGCGCCACAGCGAGCAGGAGGCGCTTACCCAGGTGGCCTCGCCGCGCCCGACACGCGAGCGCAGCCCGTACATCGACGCGCTGCGGGCGTTGGCGATCCTGCGGGTCTACCTGCTGCACACCCTCTGGCTGACCTGGCTGCCGCTGGCGTTCCCGGCGATGCCGGTGATGTTCGCGCTGGCCGGCTACCTGACTGCCGTGTCGCTGGACCGGGGAGCGCCGCTGCGGGTGGTCGGCTCGCGGCTGCGCCGGCTACTGCCGCCACTGTGGGCGCTCGCCGCGGTCGCCGTACCGCTGATGGTCCTGGTCGGCTGGCGGCCCAGCTTGCTGGACGTGACCTGGTGGGTGGTGCCGCTGCGGAACCCGCCGAACAGCGAGTGGGGCGGGCCGTTCTCCCTCGGACTCTGGTACATCCGCGCCTACCTGTGGCTGGTGCTGCTCTCCCCGCTGCTGTGGTGGGCGTTCCGCCGCTGGCCGGTCGGCGCGCTGCTGACCCTGCCCGCGTTCGCCGTACTGCTCTCTTCCCCGCTGGTCGACCTGCCGGTCAACCCGGTCACCGACGTGGTCTGGTCGATGGCCGCGTACGGCACCTGCTGGCTGATCGGCTACGCCCGGCACACCGGGCTGCTGGACCGGGTCCCGCTGAGGTGGTACGCGCTCGGCGTCGGCACGCTGGCGCTCGGCGCGATGATATGGCTGGCCGAGCGGGGCGAGGACGACCGGCTCGGCGCGCTGGTGTGGGGCTGGGCGGTGGTGCTGCTGCTGATGCGGGCCCGGCCCCGGCTGGATTGGCTGGCGCAGGTGCCGTGGCTGGCCCGGTTGATCCGCATGGTCAACGCCCGCGCGGTGACCATCTACGTCTGGCATTTGCCGGTGCTGTACGCCGCAGGTGGGCTGCTCACCATGTCCGGGCTCTACGCCGGCAAGTCGGCCATCCTCGGCGTTGGCACCGTACTGCTGGTCGCGGTGGTACTGGCCCTCGGCTGGGTCGAGGACCTGGCCGCCCGCCGCCGCCCGTCGCTGCTGCCGCCCAGTTGA